The segment TTCAAATAACCTGCGGCAATGGAGGGCGATAACGAGAATGGCTCCGATGAACTGGATGAGGGAGAGTAGTGATGTATTGAGTGGTTTTGTCTTATTTTGCATGCTAACGTTTTTCTTTTTTTCTTCTATTTTATCGAAATCTGATGAATATGTAAATGTTTGCAAAAAGATGTGGAGAGGTGCTGGCTGAAACTTAGTTGACAAGAGAAGTCCAGTGGAAAATATGGTATAATGTTAGGACGGAGTAAATGTAAACCATCTATTTCGTTTAAGTTAGAAAGGAGCATATAGATGAAAGATTTACGTGCAAAATTATTGGCTGATTTTGGGATTGATTTTCCGGATTTGAATTTATTAGAAACGGCTTTTACCCATACTTCTTATGCCAATGAGCATCGCCTTCTAAAAATTTCACATAATGAACGCTTGGAATTTTTAGGAGACGCTGTTCTCCAATTGATGATTTCCAAGTACCTCTATAAAAAATATCCTGATAGACCGGAAGGTGAGATGTCCAAGTTGCGTTCGACCTTTGTACGTGAGGAGTCTTTGGCTGGTTTTTCACGTGCTTGTGGTTTTGATCGGTTTCTTCGTCTTGGTAAGGGGGAAGAGAAGTCTGGAGGGCGAAATCGCGATACTATTTTAGGAGATGCTTTCGAGGCGTTCTTAGGAGCTCTGCTATTGGACAAAGGGGAAAAGACCGTAGAGGAATTTATCCATAAGGTCATGATTCCTCGTTTAGAAAAAGGGAATTTTGAGCGCGTGACCGACTATAAGACTGCTTTGCAGGAAATTTTGCAGGTCAATGGTGAGATTGCTATTTCGTATCAAGTAATAGCTGAGTCTGGACCTGCCCATGATAAGACCTTTGAAGTGGAGGTATCTGCTGATCAGCGTGTGATTGGTCGTGGTCGTGGTCGCTCTAAGAAATTAGCTGAACAAGCCGCCGCCAAAAATGCTGTGGAGGCTAGAGGATAGGTATGTATCTAAAATCAATTGAAATGCAGGGCTTTAAGTCCTTTGCGGATAAGACTAAGGTAGTCTTTGATCGTGGAGTGACTGCTGTTGTAGGGCCGAATGGTTCTGGTAAGTCCAATATTACAGAAAGTCTACGTTGGGCCTTGGGAGAGTCGTCTGCTAAAAGTCTACGTGGAGGCAAGATGCCAGACGTCATCTTTTCGGGAACTGAAAGCCGTAAGCCTCTTAATTATGCTTCCGTTGTCGTAACCTTGGATAATAGCACAGGTTTTATTGCTAATAAGAATAAAGAAATCAAGGTAGAACGCCATATTTATCGATCTGGAGATAGCGAGTATTTGATAGATGGTCAGAAGGTTCGATTGCGGGATATCCATGATCTTTTCATGGATACAGGCTTGGGACGTGATTCTTTCTCTATCATTTCACAAGGGCGGGTTGAAGCAATTTTCAATTCCAAGCCTGAGGAACGCCGTGCTATTTTTGAAGAGGCGGCAGGAGTTTTAAAATACAAGACGCGTAAAAAAGAAACAGAAAGTAAGTTGGCACAGGCCCAGGGCAACTTGGACCGCTTGGATGATATTATCTATGAATTGGATAATCAGGTCAAACCATTGGAGAAACAGGCACAAACTGCTAAGAAATTTCTAGAATTGGATGGTCAACGTAAGGAATTATACTTAGATGTTTTGGTGGCTCAGTTGTCGCTTGGTAAGGAAAAGTTATCGGAAAAAGAAGCCGAACTAGAGTCTGTCAAAACGGAATTGACTAGCTACTACAAACAGCGTTCTGAGCTGGAGCAAGAAAATCAGAACTTGAAAGAGAAGCGCCACCGCCTTTCAGAACAATTGGAGCGTGAACAGGCAGTTCTGTTGGATTTGACCAAGTTAATCAGTGATTTGGAGCGAAAAATTGAGGTCCATAAACTGGAATCTAGTCAAAACGAATCAAGTCGTCAAGAAGCGCAGGCGCGTTTGGAAAACTTGTTGACTAGACGAGAGCAGTTGGCAGAACAGATTGAGCAAAAGAAAGAAACGCTTGCGCAATTAGATAGTTCCTTGTCTAGCTTGAAAGACGATATTGCTGAGGTAGACAAAGAAATTTCCTACTTTTCAGAAGATCCTGATCAGGTTTTAGATCATCTGCGTGAACAGTATGTTGCTCTGATGCAGGAAGAGGCAGAAGCTTCAAACAGTCTGACCAAGATTCAGCAGGATATTGCCAATCAAATCAGTCTTTCTGAGAGTAAATCTGAAGACTTGGCACGCTTGCAGACGGAAAAACAAACAGCTCAAGAAGTACTTGATAAGAGTCGGAAAAGTTTAGAAGAAGCTGATCACGTTTTACGCCAGTTGCTTGAGAGCTATCAGACCAAAAAAACAGAATTGGATCAAGTCCAGACTGCTTATCAGGCTGAGCAAGGTCGCTTGTTTGATTTGCTGGATCAGTTGAAAGGCAAGCAGGCTCGCCAGTCTAGTTTAGAAGCTATTTTAAAAAATCATTCCAATTTCTACGCGGGGGTTAAGGCTGTCTTACAGGCGGCACCAAGCTTAGGAGGAATTATTGGAGCAGTCAGTGAACAATTGACCTTTGATACTCGTTACCAAACGGCTTTGGAAATTGCTCTTGGAGGTGCTAGTCAAAACGTCATCGTTGAAGACGAAGCGACTGCTAAACGAGCTATCGCGTTTTTGAAAGAAAAACGGCAAGGACGGGCAACCTTCTTACCTCTAACAACTATCAAGCCACGTCAGCTTTCTGGACAGCAAGTCTCTTTACTAGAATCTTCAGAAGGATTCTTGGGGCTTGCAAGTGATTTGGTGACTTATCAGCCAAATTTAGATGCGATTTTCCAAAATTTGCTAGGTACTATCGCGATTTTTGATACCATTGACCATGCCAATCAGGCAGCGCGGGCAACCAAGTTTCAAGTGCGTATGGTGACCATGGATGGAGCGGAAATCCGTCCTGGTGGAGCCTTTGCTGGTGGTAGCAATCGAAATAACAGCACGACCTTTATCAAACCAGAACTGGATGCTCTTTTAGGAGAAATAGCAGAGCTGTCCAGCCAGTTACAGGAGCAAGAAAGCTTGGTTGCGGCTAAGAAAACTAGCTTAGACCAGACCAGAGAAGCCTTGGAAACGATTAAGGCGGAGGGGGGAGAAGCTAGATTGAACCAGCAGAGCGCAAGGATTCATCAGGAACAGGCAGAAAATAGACTGGCTCAGCTATCAGCCCAGTATGACCTGCAAATGAGTCAGGTTAGTCCGACCATTTTGACTGAGCTAGAAGAGGCTGCTGCTAAGGAAGAAGTAAATGTCCAAGCCTTGAATGAGAAAAAACTAGCCTTGGATCAACAAATCAATCAAGTTCGTGATAATCGCGACAGTATTCAAGAAAGCTTGCAGAAACTACAGACTCAGAAGGGTCAACTAACTTTGGAACAGGCTGAACTGACTAGCCAACTTCGTTTTGAACAGACAGATTTGAGACGTTTGCAAGAAGAAAAAGTGGTTGCAGATAAGGAAATTTCTCTTTTAGAGGATATGATTGACCAGAAGCTTGAAGCTCTTGAAGATACTAGTATTGAGATTCTTGAAGAACAATTGCAGGCCGCATCTGATAAGCAAAACCAGACAAATCAGATTCTAATTCGCTTAAAGTTTGAATTGGAAGATATTGATGGGCAGTTTGAAGACTTGGAAGAAAGATTGCAACAAGCTCGGACTAAGAATGATGATTTGATTCGTAAGCAGGCTAAGCTAGAGGCGGATTGTGAGCAAGCGGGCGATAAATTACGGGCTCTACTTGGTAATTTGACAGAGCATTTTAAATTGAGTTTTGAAGCTGCCCAGTCTCAGGCCAAGGAAGTTGAGTATCTTGCAGTTGCTGAACAAAACCTCAAAGACCTAGAAAGAGCTATTCGTGCTTTGGGGCCAGTCAATTTGGATGCTATTGAGCAGTATGACGAGGTTAATAATCGCCTTACCTTCCTCAATGAGCAACGGACAGATATTTTGTCGGCGCGTGATTTACTACTAGATACTATCCACGAGATGGATGATGAGGTCAAAGAGCGCTTCAAGGTTACTTTTGAAGCTATTCGTGAAAGCTTTAAGCAGACATTCAAACAAATGTTTGGCGGTGGTTCAGCGGATTTGATTTTGACAGAAGGTGACCTGTTGACTGCGGGTGTGGAGATTTCAGTTCAACCTCCGGGTAAGAAAATTCAATCTCTCAATCTTATGTCAGGTGGCGAAAAAGCCCTTTCGGCCCTCGCTCTGCTATTTTCCATTATCCGTGTTAAGACCATTCCTTTTGTTATTCTCGATGAGGTGGAGGCAGCCTTGGATGAGGCCAATGTCAAACGTTTTGGCGACTACCTCAACCGTTTTGATAAGGAGAGTCAGTTTATCGTCGTGACCCACCGTAAAGGGACCATGGCGGCAGCGGATGCCATGTATGGGGTGACCATGCAGGAATCTGGCGTGTCCAAGATTGTTTCCGTTAAGCTGAAAGATGTGGAGAAATTATGATTAACAAAATTTACGCCAGTGATATGGATGGTACCTTTTTACGAGAAGACCATAGTTTTGATAAGGAACGGTTTCGTCGTATACTGAATCAGTTTAAGGAAAAAGGTTATTTATTTGTGGCAGCAAGTGGGCGATCTATGCAAAGCCTGAAACTTGTTTTTGAAGATTTTGTAGATGAAATCGGTTTTGTGGCAGAAAATGGTTCAATCGTTGAATATCAGGGGCAGACTATCTTTATGGATGATCCAATTAGTCCTGAAATCTATCTGCCGATTATCGCGGGTATTGATGCAGGTCCCTTTGGTAGCAGTCGTTCCATGGTGCTGTCTGGACTCGAAAACTTTTATTTATTAAAAAATGCTGAGCCTCAGTTTTTAGAGACGATGACGAATTATTATGCACATTTTCGATTGGTAGACACATTTGAAGAAGTTCGAGAAGAGATTATAAAAATCAATGCCAAATTTTCTCCTGAGGAAATGGACGATGCCAGACGATGGTTAAATGATACATTTGAAGGTGTAACGGCCATGACAACTGGTTTTGACAATATTGATATAATTCCAAATGGTTCAAACAAATCAGTTGGATTGAGTCATCTCTGTGCTCATTTTGGAATTACCGGTCAGGCTGTAGTGGCATTTGGTGATAATCAAAACGATTTAGATATGTTTGACTTTGCAGGTCTGGCTCTTGCGACAGAAAATGCAAGAGAGGACGTGAAGGCCAAGGCAGATTCTATTATTGGTCATTGCAATGATGGAGCAGTATTAGCCTATTTAGAGGAGGAAGTAAATGGCAATTAAGTTGATTGCATTGGATTTAGATGGAACACTTCTGACATCGGACAAACGGATTTCAGAAGCTAATAAAAAGGCCTTGCAGGCAGCGCGTGAGCGTGGAGTTTATGTAGTTCTGACAACAGGGCGTCCTTTACAAGCTATCGGTACTTTTCTAGAAGAACTAGATCTGCTAGGGGAGAATCAATATTCGATTACATTTAACGGTGGTCTAGTACAGGAAAATACAGGTCGTGTTTTGGATAAGGTTGGCTTTACCATTGAAGATGTGCGCACCATCCGTCGTGTGACAAATGACTTGGACCTGCCTCTGGATGTCCTGTATGGTGGCGATGTCTATTCTCTACCATCAGCCCATGAATCACTTTATCTAACTTGTAATCCATTGCTTAATAAAATTGTGGCAAGCGATGAGGAAATGCCAGAAGATTTTGTCTACAATAAGGCAGTTTCAGCTGTGGCAGCAGACTTTTTGGATGGACAAATTCCAAAAATTCCTGCGGAACTTCACGAGCGCTTCGAGATTTTCAAATCGCGTGATATTCTGCTCGAGTGGAGTCCAAAAGGTGTTCATAAGGCAAATGGTCTGGCTAAGTTGATTGGACATCTGGGGATTGATCGGTCAGAAGTTATGGCCTGTGGCGATGAAGGAAACGATCTTTCGATGATTGAATGGGCTGGTCTGGGTGTTGCCATGGCTAATGCGACTGATGAAATCAAGTCTGCGGCCAAAGTAGTCTTACCAAAAACCAATGATGAAGATGGCATTGCCTGGGCCATCGAGCACTATGTATTGAATGAGGACTATTATGGGATTATTTGATCGATTATTTGGACAAGAAAAACAAGAGGAGCAAGTCGCTCTTGTTGAAGAAGTGGAAAGGGAGCAGTCGGCTTCTAGCGAAGATACAGTAACTACTGAAGTTGAGTCAACGACTCAAGAAATGGAAGAGTTCCAGTCTGAAGTAGCAGAGCCTGAATTGACAGCCGAGCAAGAAGCTCAGAAACAACGGACCTTAGACATGATGGCTCAATATTATGCAGCCAAAGAAGCTGCTGCGGCTCGAGTGAAGGAAGCGCAGGAACAAGGCTTTGACCCTGCTATTCAAACCAAGGTCAAGGAAGAGCCTGTTGAGGAAGTTGCTCCAGTAGAGCAAGAAAGTGAGCAGGACAAGTACCAGCGTACCTTGAAAAAGACGCGTACAGGATTTGGGGCAAGGCTCAATGAATTCTTTGCCAATTTCCGTTCTGTAGACGAAGAATTTTTCGAAGAGTTGGAAGA is part of the Streptococcus suis genome and harbors:
- the rnc gene encoding ribonuclease III; this translates as MKDLRAKLLADFGIDFPDLNLLETAFTHTSYANEHRLLKISHNERLEFLGDAVLQLMISKYLYKKYPDRPEGEMSKLRSTFVREESLAGFSRACGFDRFLRLGKGEEKSGGRNRDTILGDAFEAFLGALLLDKGEKTVEEFIHKVMIPRLEKGNFERVTDYKTALQEILQVNGEIAISYQVIAESGPAHDKTFEVEVSADQRVIGRGRGRSKKLAEQAAAKNAVEARG
- a CDS encoding Cof-type HAD-IIB family hydrolase, with amino-acid sequence MINKIYASDMDGTFLREDHSFDKERFRRILNQFKEKGYLFVAASGRSMQSLKLVFEDFVDEIGFVAENGSIVEYQGQTIFMDDPISPEIYLPIIAGIDAGPFGSSRSMVLSGLENFYLLKNAEPQFLETMTNYYAHFRLVDTFEEVREEIIKINAKFSPEEMDDARRWLNDTFEGVTAMTTGFDNIDIIPNGSNKSVGLSHLCAHFGITGQAVVAFGDNQNDLDMFDFAGLALATENAREDVKAKADSIIGHCNDGAVLAYLEEEVNGN
- the smc gene encoding chromosome segregation protein SMC, which translates into the protein MYLKSIEMQGFKSFADKTKVVFDRGVTAVVGPNGSGKSNITESLRWALGESSAKSLRGGKMPDVIFSGTESRKPLNYASVVVTLDNSTGFIANKNKEIKVERHIYRSGDSEYLIDGQKVRLRDIHDLFMDTGLGRDSFSIISQGRVEAIFNSKPEERRAIFEEAAGVLKYKTRKKETESKLAQAQGNLDRLDDIIYELDNQVKPLEKQAQTAKKFLELDGQRKELYLDVLVAQLSLGKEKLSEKEAELESVKTELTSYYKQRSELEQENQNLKEKRHRLSEQLEREQAVLLDLTKLISDLERKIEVHKLESSQNESSRQEAQARLENLLTRREQLAEQIEQKKETLAQLDSSLSSLKDDIAEVDKEISYFSEDPDQVLDHLREQYVALMQEEAEASNSLTKIQQDIANQISLSESKSEDLARLQTEKQTAQEVLDKSRKSLEEADHVLRQLLESYQTKKTELDQVQTAYQAEQGRLFDLLDQLKGKQARQSSLEAILKNHSNFYAGVKAVLQAAPSLGGIIGAVSEQLTFDTRYQTALEIALGGASQNVIVEDEATAKRAIAFLKEKRQGRATFLPLTTIKPRQLSGQQVSLLESSEGFLGLASDLVTYQPNLDAIFQNLLGTIAIFDTIDHANQAARATKFQVRMVTMDGAEIRPGGAFAGGSNRNNSTTFIKPELDALLGEIAELSSQLQEQESLVAAKKTSLDQTREALETIKAEGGEARLNQQSARIHQEQAENRLAQLSAQYDLQMSQVSPTILTELEEAAAKEEVNVQALNEKKLALDQQINQVRDNRDSIQESLQKLQTQKGQLTLEQAELTSQLRFEQTDLRRLQEEKVVADKEISLLEDMIDQKLEALEDTSIEILEEQLQAASDKQNQTNQILIRLKFELEDIDGQFEDLEERLQQARTKNDDLIRKQAKLEADCEQAGDKLRALLGNLTEHFKLSFEAAQSQAKEVEYLAVAEQNLKDLERAIRALGPVNLDAIEQYDEVNNRLTFLNEQRTDILSARDLLLDTIHEMDDEVKERFKVTFEAIRESFKQTFKQMFGGGSADLILTEGDLLTAGVEISVQPPGKKIQSLNLMSGGEKALSALALLFSIIRVKTIPFVILDEVEAALDEANVKRFGDYLNRFDKESQFIVVTHRKGTMAAADAMYGVTMQESGVSKIVSVKLKDVEKL
- a CDS encoding Cof-type HAD-IIB family hydrolase; protein product: MAIKLIALDLDGTLLTSDKRISEANKKALQAARERGVYVVLTTGRPLQAIGTFLEELDLLGENQYSITFNGGLVQENTGRVLDKVGFTIEDVRTIRRVTNDLDLPLDVLYGGDVYSLPSAHESLYLTCNPLLNKIVASDEEMPEDFVYNKAVSAVAADFLDGQIPKIPAELHERFEIFKSRDILLEWSPKGVHKANGLAKLIGHLGIDRSEVMACGDEGNDLSMIEWAGLGVAMANATDEIKSAAKVVLPKTNDEDGIAWAIEHYVLNEDYYGII